The following are from one region of the Leptospira selangorensis genome:
- a CDS encoding PP2C family protein-serine/threonine phosphatase, with protein MDREKQESQLNYSDYSILAVDDSDINLKLLVHTLKPLGFQVLTAMNTEEARTLLATNQVDVLLLDVSMPGQDGFSFCKELREIDRFNLLPILFITAYNRELGFDEAITHGGDDFLHKPFQPKELVAKIRAFIRIKNLQDELLHQKKKYEKELVMARRVQQELVPEKQLEWNGYRVNSVFHPLMQIGGDFIDAWIEEDKLHVFIADCSGHGPSAALLSAMVKMQVSNLGRSNTLIEKVKTLRQQLEKILPEDFSITFFYGILDKKGKFEYANGGHPPPLLYNKGNVEELPGMGPLIIPIELGTEDEFRSVVLEKGVSLLLYTDGATEITDENYNILGEESLKKILKEAVESKEDILNFSLERILAHSGNMTHDDDIALMVIQG; from the coding sequence GTGGATAGAGAGAAGCAAGAGAGCCAATTGAATTATTCCGACTATTCTATCCTTGCGGTCGATGATTCGGATATCAATCTCAAACTTTTAGTTCATACTTTAAAACCTCTGGGCTTCCAAGTTTTAACTGCGATGAATACGGAAGAGGCGCGCACACTTCTCGCGACCAATCAGGTGGATGTACTTCTTTTAGATGTGAGTATGCCCGGTCAGGACGGATTTTCTTTCTGTAAAGAACTAAGAGAGATAGATAGATTCAACCTTCTTCCTATTTTATTCATCACAGCTTATAATAGAGAGTTGGGATTCGACGAAGCGATCACTCATGGTGGAGACGACTTTCTTCATAAACCTTTCCAACCTAAAGAATTAGTCGCAAAGATCAGAGCTTTTATCCGGATCAAAAATCTTCAGGACGAACTTTTACACCAAAAGAAAAAGTACGAAAAAGAATTGGTGATGGCAAGAAGGGTACAACAGGAACTTGTACCTGAAAAACAATTGGAGTGGAACGGCTACAGAGTGAATTCGGTCTTCCATCCTTTGATGCAGATTGGCGGAGATTTTATAGACGCATGGATAGAAGAAGATAAACTTCATGTGTTTATCGCGGATTGTTCCGGTCATGGACCTTCTGCGGCGCTTCTTTCCGCGATGGTAAAGATGCAGGTTTCCAATTTAGGAAGAAGTAATACTCTTATCGAAAAAGTAAAAACTCTCCGCCAACAATTGGAGAAGATCTTACCGGAAGATTTTTCTATCACATTCTTCTACGGTATTCTGGATAAAAAAGGCAAATTTGAATATGCGAATGGAGGTCATCCTCCTCCGCTATTGTACAATAAAGGTAACGTCGAAGAGTTGCCTGGTATGGGACCTCTAATCATTCCGATAGAACTTGGGACAGAAGACGAATTTAGATCTGTAGTCTTGGAAAAAGGTGTTTCTCTATTACTTTACACGGATGGTGCCACTGAAATAACGGATGAGAACTATAATATTTTGGGCGAAGAAAGTCTGAAGAAGATCCTAAAAGAAGCCGTTGAATCCAAGGAAGATATACTGAATTTCTCGTTGGAAAGAATATTGGCACATTCAGGGAACATGACCCACGACGATGATATCGCTCTCATGGTTATCCAAGGATGA
- a CDS encoding DUF2804 domain-containing protein produces MKEHLGSILHPSTLEPLFGKYFGPVQIDNSKEYNAGFFSKFRSVDSVLVDILGEKIFLELRIYSTKFKSGANLLLWNRETGNLQEVSLIENGTSSFIHQGSFKNGYWSFTKSDKRFNFRLDDNIRQGYTHSAIWEKNLNFQLDALTYTGEKNKTWFTQISPSGKDWIFKNHSPDLRVEGQLSWNDLSVSLENGLLSYTVFKGYSSEAYPLENRIYLNISAKKKVHLYLEDEILIWTNGEVLNLGEPVWTNQGKKKILKDQNSKLELELEPEVEASFPRPKNLGKEKFIKTLYTVSGWIKTKTKKEKITNGIALLERQ; encoded by the coding sequence ATGAAAGAACATTTAGGCTCCATTCTTCATCCTTCCACACTAGAACCTTTGTTTGGAAAATATTTCGGTCCTGTGCAAATCGATAATTCCAAAGAATACAATGCAGGATTTTTTTCCAAATTTAGATCCGTAGACTCAGTGCTCGTAGATATTTTGGGAGAAAAAATCTTTTTAGAACTTAGGATCTACTCGACCAAATTCAAATCGGGGGCAAATCTTTTGCTCTGGAATAGAGAGACCGGGAATCTGCAAGAGGTCTCTCTTATAGAGAATGGAACTTCTTCTTTTATCCACCAAGGAAGTTTTAAGAACGGTTATTGGAGTTTTACCAAATCGGATAAAAGATTTAATTTCAGATTGGATGATAATATCCGCCAAGGTTATACACATTCTGCGATTTGGGAAAAAAATCTGAACTTCCAATTGGACGCTCTCACCTACACCGGAGAAAAAAATAAGACGTGGTTCACTCAAATTTCACCTTCCGGCAAGGATTGGATTTTTAAGAACCATTCTCCCGACTTAAGGGTAGAAGGACAACTTTCCTGGAATGATCTATCCGTTTCCTTAGAAAATGGACTTTTGTCTTATACGGTTTTTAAGGGATATAGCTCCGAAGCTTACCCTTTAGAAAATCGGATCTATCTGAATATTTCTGCAAAGAAGAAAGTCCATCTTTATCTGGAAGATGAGATCCTAATTTGGACCAATGGAGAAGTACTGAACTTAGGTGAACCGGTCTGGACAAACCAAGGAAAGAAGAAAATCCTAAAAGATCAAAATTCCAAATTGGAGTTAGAATTAGAACCTGAGGTAGAGGCAAGCTTCCCTCGTCCAAAAAATTTAGGAAAAGAGAAATTTATAAAAACATTATATACCGTTTCAGGCTGGATAAAAACCAAGACGAAGAAGGAAAAGATAACAAACGGAATTGCTCTTTTAGAGAGGCAGTAG
- a CDS encoding PIN domain-containing protein gives MVLYIDTSLLLNILYAEVGYEDHLDYFNRSDLKFGSILLEIESFRSLHFTYSKEAKHLPKNWFKDAEGFLGEFISQINLKNLDDDIRTEIKKNKEVLELKSLDAAHLATALHIRKSISDELILCSMDEKFRSVAKKLGFKLYPKK, from the coding sequence ATGGTCTTATATATAGATACGAGTCTTCTATTAAATATTCTTTATGCAGAAGTCGGATATGAAGACCATTTAGATTATTTCAACAGATCGGATCTCAAGTTCGGTTCTATCCTGCTTGAGATAGAAAGTTTCAGAAGTTTACATTTTACTTATTCTAAAGAAGCCAAACATTTACCTAAAAATTGGTTCAAAGATGCAGAAGGGTTCCTGGGCGAATTTATTTCTCAAATCAATTTAAAAAATCTGGATGATGATATTCGAACGGAGATCAAGAAGAATAAAGAAGTTCTGGAACTTAAATCCTTGGATGCAGCTCATTTGGCCACTGCATTACATATCAGAAAGTCCATTTCGGACGAATTGATCCTATGTTCTATGGATGAAAAATTTAGATCGGTGGCTAAAAAGTTGGGTTTTAAATTATATCCCAAAAAATAA
- a CDS encoding EAL domain-containing protein, with protein sequence MLAEYESQQILSLGEGYYTPHYQPILDVGNRNIIGYEVLGRVFSPESNQYHSLGYHFHNPDTDTVRLVHIDRIIREKAIKHVKETGLKTKIFLNMMPNFLSMVYTGEVLDIKRLHILHLIDKYDINPNDLVLEITEDKFEGNIEKLLYIVSLFRERGIKIAVDDLGVGFSNLERIGYIHPDIMKVDIKIMRESLNRRSFKNVLSAISEMSQRLGSQLLFEGVENEEELYLALSMGANLLQGFYFSRPALDFQDKKRFNKTLKTSLEKFSGLRFLEILENLRKEQSFLDQFVDLFKDLETSSEEKMTDALNGILDRLPLETTSVLVTDMHGYQVTPTFKREAYDLPWTRLLTEVGNNYAWKPFFIRHKAETYHSSRVSGFTEPFHDIETKRQYVLFTLNLGENHVLILRLDWESY encoded by the coding sequence ATGCTCGCCGAATACGAGTCTCAACAAATTCTATCTCTGGGAGAAGGTTATTATACCCCTCATTACCAGCCGATCTTAGACGTCGGTAATCGTAATATTATAGGTTACGAGGTTTTGGGCAGAGTATTTTCTCCCGAATCAAATCAATATCATTCTCTAGGTTATCATTTTCATAATCCGGATACGGATACCGTCCGTTTAGTTCATATTGACCGTATCATTCGTGAAAAAGCGATCAAACATGTAAAGGAAACAGGTCTTAAGACTAAAATTTTCCTGAACATGATGCCGAACTTTCTCTCCATGGTCTACACGGGAGAAGTGTTGGATATCAAACGTCTTCATATTCTTCATCTTATAGACAAATACGATATTAACCCTAACGATCTAGTTTTAGAGATCACGGAAGATAAGTTCGAAGGGAATATTGAAAAACTTTTATATATAGTAAGCCTTTTTAGAGAAAGAGGGATCAAGATCGCAGTGGATGATCTTGGGGTCGGTTTTTCCAATTTGGAAAGGATCGGTTATATCCATCCGGATATTATGAAAGTGGACATAAAAATTATGAGAGAGAGTTTGAATAGACGCTCTTTCAAAAATGTACTCTCTGCAATTTCTGAAATGTCCCAAAGGCTCGGTTCTCAACTTCTATTCGAAGGTGTAGAAAACGAAGAAGAATTATATCTTGCTCTATCCATGGGTGCGAATCTTCTGCAAGGTTTTTATTTCTCTCGTCCTGCATTGGATTTTCAGGACAAAAAACGTTTTAATAAAACTCTAAAAACTTCTCTCGAAAAATTTTCAGGACTTAGGTTCTTGGAAATTCTGGAAAATCTCAGAAAAGAACAATCCTTCTTGGATCAGTTCGTGGATTTATTCAAAGATCTGGAAACTTCTTCCGAAGAAAAGATGACGGATGCATTGAATGGAATTCTGGATAGACTTCCTTTGGAGACAACTTCCGTTTTAGTCACTGATATGCACGGTTATCAGGTGACTCCTACTTTCAAAAGAGAAGCTTACGATCTTCCTTGGACAAGATTGCTGACCGAAGTAGGGAATAACTATGCTTGGAAACCTTTCTTTATCCGTCATAAGGCAGAAACCTACCATTCCAGCAGAGTTTCCGGGTTTACTGAACCTTTCCATGATATAGAAACCAAACGTCAATATGTCTTATTCACCCTGAATCTGGGAGAGAATCACGTTCTCATTCTCCGCCTGGACTGGGAATCCTACTGA
- the purS gene encoding phosphoribosylformylglycinamidine synthase subunit PurS, producing MFIARINVTLKESVLDPQGNTVKSTLHELGEKAVQDVRVGKYIEVKLDSPDLETAKKTVANLCEKLLVNHVIETYRSEIVTE from the coding sequence ATGTTTATCGCAAGAATCAATGTAACTCTAAAAGAATCAGTTCTCGATCCTCAAGGGAACACAGTAAAATCCACTCTACATGAATTGGGCGAAAAGGCTGTCCAAGATGTTCGGGTTGGAAAATACATCGAGGTCAAATTGGATTCTCCAGATCTCGAAACTGCAAAGAAGACAGTTGCAAATCTTTGCGAAAAACTTTTAGTAAATCATGTGATTGAAACTTATCGTTCGGAGATCGTAACGGAATGA
- the purQ gene encoding phosphoribosylformylglycinamidine synthase subunit PurQ yields MKAAVVTFPGSNCDNDIVRVLSEFYSAKVDKVWHKDQFSEKYDLVILPGGFSYGDYLRSGAMAPFSPVMKSVKEHTDRGGKLFGICNGFQILAEAGYLPGALIRNRNLKYVCRTIGLKKASNSNKISGSLADDKILRVPVAHGDGCYFASAEIRKQLKEEGRILFLYAGDNPNGSLDDIAGICSPDFRVAGMMPHPERAMNPITGEMDGKTVLDLLIAS; encoded by the coding sequence ATGAAAGCAGCGGTAGTCACTTTTCCAGGTTCTAATTGTGATAATGATATCGTAAGAGTCCTTTCAGAATTCTATTCTGCGAAAGTAGACAAGGTCTGGCATAAAGACCAATTCTCCGAAAAATACGATCTGGTTATTCTTCCGGGAGGATTTTCCTACGGAGATTATCTTAGATCAGGAGCAATGGCTCCTTTTTCCCCGGTAATGAAATCGGTAAAAGAACATACTGATCGTGGTGGAAAACTATTCGGAATTTGTAATGGATTCCAGATTTTAGCGGAAGCCGGTTATCTTCCAGGCGCATTAATACGTAATAGAAACCTAAAGTATGTTTGTAGGACCATCGGTCTTAAAAAAGCTTCTAACTCGAATAAGATCAGCGGCAGTTTAGCTGATGATAAGATCTTAAGAGTTCCGGTTGCTCATGGAGACGGATGTTATTTCGCTTCTGCCGAGATCCGCAAACAATTAAAGGAAGAGGGTCGCATTCTATTCCTTTACGCAGGAGATAATCCTAACGGAAGTTTGGATGATATCGCCGGGATCTGTTCTCCGGATTTCAGAGTGGCAGGTATGATGCCTCACCCGGAAAGAGCCATGAATCCGATCACTGGAGAGATGGACGGCAAAACCGTTTTAGATCTTCTAATCGCTTCTTAA
- a CDS encoding non-heme iron oxygenase ferredoxin subunit: protein MGEFQKLAKLSDLKEGEVFVAETRYHRVGLTRLGDEVCAFADLCTHDGEDISTGDLEGDVIVCPRHSAKFNIRTGKVLCMPAVEDLPVYKTRIVGDEVEVELED, encoded by the coding sequence ATGGGTGAATTTCAGAAACTAGCTAAACTTTCCGATTTGAAAGAAGGCGAGGTATTCGTTGCAGAAACCCGTTACCATAGGGTAGGGTTGACTAGACTGGGGGACGAAGTTTGTGCATTCGCAGATCTTTGTACCCATGACGGTGAGGATATTTCGACGGGAGATTTGGAAGGGGACGTAATCGTTTGTCCAAGACATTCCGCAAAGTTTAATATCCGTACCGGAAAGGTACTTTGTATGCCTGCAGTGGAAGATTTGCCAGTCTATAAGACTAGAATCGTGGGTGACGAAGTCGAAGTAGAGTTGGAGGATTGA
- a CDS encoding type II toxin-antitoxin system Phd/YefM family antitoxin: protein MRAVGIKDLKNNLSSFLDFVRGGETVLILDRNQPIAEIKKVDPKSDRTQLYLKEAANANSIIPAKAPKGINIPKSILLNAEVKTRVSTAWREAYQADRD from the coding sequence ATGAGAGCAGTAGGGATCAAAGATCTTAAAAATAATCTGAGCAGTTTTCTGGATTTTGTAAGAGGTGGGGAAACTGTTCTCATTTTGGATAGAAATCAGCCTATTGCAGAGATCAAAAAAGTAGATCCAAAATCTGATCGCACACAACTCTATCTCAAAGAAGCAGCTAACGCGAACTCTATCATCCCTGCAAAAGCTCCAAAAGGAATCAATATTCCGAAATCCATTCTATTAAACGCTGAAGTCAAAACCAGAGTCTCTACAGCTTGGAGGGAGGCTTACCAAGCAGACAGGGATTAA
- a CDS encoding cysteine desulfurase — protein MSFDLEKIRRDFPILSTQMNGKPLVFLDSAASSQKPKSVIDTIRKYYEAENANIHRGVYYLSQKATEKYEMARIRTSRFIGAACAKVVIFTRNTTESINLVAQSWGRTNIHEGDEIVLTELEHHSNLVPWQMLAQEKQAVLKFIPLNQDSTLDLSNLDEIITERVKLVALAQMSNVTGTIHDLSAIIRRAREVGAKVLIDGAQGICHLPTNVQKEDFDFYAFSAHKMLGPTGVGILYAKEEILDTMPPWMGGGDMISKVWKDKSTYADLPARLEAGTPNISGVIGFGAALEYLESVGMQEIRNHELELLQYALDRLEDFGGLELYGTNDLNKRGGVISFNFPGVHPHDVGSILDEEGIAIRVGHHCAQPFMDFKGIAGTCRASFYLYNTKEDVDSLLVGLKKVKEIFGRVLKR, from the coding sequence TTGAGTTTTGATCTCGAAAAGATACGCAGAGATTTTCCGATTCTATCTACACAGATGAACGGCAAGCCCTTGGTGTTTCTGGACAGTGCTGCCAGTTCTCAAAAGCCTAAGTCTGTTATAGATACTATCCGTAAATATTATGAAGCGGAGAATGCAAACATTCACCGTGGAGTGTATTATCTTTCCCAAAAGGCCACTGAAAAATATGAGATGGCTCGTATCAGAACATCCAGATTTATCGGAGCTGCCTGCGCCAAGGTAGTCATATTTACTCGCAATACCACTGAATCCATCAACCTAGTCGCTCAATCTTGGGGACGCACTAATATCCATGAAGGTGATGAGATCGTTCTCACAGAATTAGAACACCATTCTAATTTGGTTCCTTGGCAGATGTTAGCCCAGGAAAAACAAGCAGTCTTAAAATTTATTCCTCTTAACCAAGATTCCACTTTGGATCTTAGTAATTTGGATGAGATCATCACTGAAAGAGTAAAGTTAGTCGCTCTTGCTCAGATGTCCAATGTCACCGGCACAATTCACGATCTTTCCGCTATTATCCGTAGAGCAAGGGAAGTCGGAGCGAAAGTGTTGATAGACGGAGCCCAAGGCATCTGCCATCTTCCGACAAACGTTCAGAAAGAAGATTTTGATTTTTATGCATTCTCCGCTCATAAGATGCTCGGGCCTACTGGTGTGGGAATTCTCTACGCTAAGGAAGAGATCTTAGACACAATGCCTCCTTGGATGGGAGGAGGGGATATGATCTCCAAGGTTTGGAAGGATAAATCCACTTATGCGGATCTTCCTGCAAGATTAGAAGCGGGAACTCCTAATATTTCCGGAGTTATCGGATTTGGAGCAGCTTTAGAATATCTTGAATCTGTTGGAATGCAAGAGATCAGAAATCATGAGTTGGAACTCCTACAATATGCTTTAGATCGATTGGAAGACTTCGGCGGTTTAGAACTGTACGGAACAAACGATCTAAACAAAAGAGGTGGAGTGATCTCCTTCAATTTCCCTGGAGTACACCCTCATGATGTAGGTTCCATTCTGGACGAAGAGGGAATTGCTATCCGTGTGGGGCATCATTGCGCTCAACCGTTTATGGACTTCAAAGGAATCGCAGGCACCTGCCGTGCTTCTTTCTATCTTTATAATACCAAAGAAGACGTAGATTCTCTTTTGGTAGGTCTAAAGAAAGTGAAGGAGATTTTCGGCCGTGTCCTTAAGCGATAG
- the sufU gene encoding Fe-S cluster assembly sulfur transfer protein SufU translates to MSLSDSLYQEVLLDHYQNPRHHGKMEHSDLHQEGVNPLCGDEVELFLKLNGDIISEISFVGKGCSISQASASMLTDCLYGKTISEAKLLIQEFKGMLLEDKVPNFPEEYEDLESMEAVKKIPARIKCATLAWNTLEKAIGK, encoded by the coding sequence GTGTCCTTAAGCGATAGTCTTTACCAAGAAGTACTACTCGATCATTACCAAAATCCGAGACATCATGGAAAGATGGAACACTCCGATCTTCATCAAGAAGGAGTGAATCCTCTCTGTGGTGACGAAGTAGAATTATTCCTGAAACTGAACGGAGATATAATCTCTGAGATCAGTTTTGTGGGGAAGGGCTGCTCTATTTCTCAAGCATCCGCTTCTATGCTCACAGATTGTCTTTACGGTAAAACTATCTCGGAAGCAAAATTATTGATCCAAGAATTTAAAGGAATGCTTTTAGAAGATAAGGTCCCGAATTTTCCGGAAGAATATGAAGATCTAGAATCCATGGAAGCGGTAAAGAAGATTCCGGCGCGTATTAAATGTGCAACGCTTGCCTGGAACACTTTAGAAAAGGCGATCGGGAAGTAG
- a CDS encoding SufB/SufD family protein — MLLAESISEYIKEKKEPSILTEFRTNAEKLLNSAIFPDSSLESWRKISLSNFKISEYTKVCPDSSVTVSGNAKVTRLQDLPPEKLSEVLKKVEPAVSFYSKEWFPLFVFSRFTHAYYVQLGSDPSSYPEIKIECKDGNIILPLLIVDAFPGAKSNFLERWESPDQKDLVLMSGVTILLTPPNGDFQYSSLENLGDSTFHFRATYGIQEKDSKFHASLASWGGYKGKTFYDTNVVGKGCWTRYVGLSPLKAREFQDTEVRILHSESHAQSSILYRTVVREKAHHVFTGNLHIPSHCKDVGAIQINNNLLLDRTARAESIPKLEVFADSVKCEHGATVGEIDEEQLFYLASRGISEEEARKMIVEGFLNEVVREFPSETVREELSSMIESRMLGE; from the coding sequence ATGCTTTTGGCGGAATCAATTTCGGAATATATCAAGGAGAAGAAGGAGCCATCCATTCTTACCGAATTCCGTACTAACGCCGAGAAACTTCTGAACTCCGCGATATTTCCGGATTCTTCCTTAGAATCTTGGAGAAAGATCAGTCTTTCTAATTTTAAAATTTCAGAATATACAAAAGTTTGTCCTGACTCTTCCGTAACTGTTTCTGGAAACGCAAAGGTTACTAGATTACAAGATCTTCCCCCTGAAAAACTTTCAGAAGTCCTGAAAAAAGTCGAACCGGCGGTTTCATTCTATTCTAAAGAATGGTTCCCACTTTTTGTATTTTCCAGATTCACTCATGCATATTACGTGCAACTTGGTTCTGATCCTTCTTCTTATCCCGAGATCAAGATAGAATGTAAAGATGGGAATATCATTCTCCCACTTCTGATCGTGGATGCTTTTCCGGGAGCAAAATCCAATTTTCTAGAAAGATGGGAATCTCCCGATCAGAAAGATTTGGTATTAATGAGTGGAGTTACTATTCTTCTTACTCCTCCTAATGGGGATTTTCAATATTCTAGTTTGGAAAATTTGGGAGATTCAACTTTTCATTTCAGAGCGACCTACGGAATACAAGAGAAGGATTCCAAATTCCATGCGAGCCTTGCTTCTTGGGGCGGATACAAAGGCAAAACATTCTATGATACGAATGTTGTCGGAAAAGGATGTTGGACACGTTATGTGGGACTTTCTCCTTTAAAGGCCAGGGAATTCCAAGACACTGAAGTCCGAATTCTTCATTCAGAAAGTCATGCCCAAAGTTCTATTTTGTATCGTACGGTTGTAAGAGAAAAGGCCCATCATGTTTTTACGGGTAATCTTCATATTCCTTCTCATTGCAAAGATGTGGGTGCGATCCAGATCAATAATAACCTTCTACTAGACAGGACTGCAAGAGCGGAATCCATTCCTAAGTTAGAAGTATTCGCTGACAGTGTTAAATGTGAACACGGAGCCACGGTCGGAGAAATAGACGAAGAGCAATTATTCTATTTAGCTTCCAGGGGTATCTCTGAAGAAGAAGCCCGCAAAATGATCGTAGAAGGATTTTTAAACGAAGTAGTTCGAGAGTTTCCGTCCGAAACTGTTCGCGAAGAATTATCCTCTATGATAGAATCTAGGATGTTGGGCGAGTAA
- a CDS encoding phosphoribosylaminoimidazolesuccinocarboxamide synthase: protein MSELPKPSYIGKVRDVYDLGNSLILSSTDRVSAFDVVFRQIVPGKGKVLNKISAEWFSYFKDIPNHIIETDVSKFPSPFKDHPDLKDRSVLVKKCKRIDFECVVRGYLSGSGWKEYKQDGTLAFKKLPPGLKESEKLPEPAFTPAIKNDTGHDENISEDRMKNEIGSELFSILKEKSISLYTRAAELVAGAGILLCDTKFEFGISEDKVILIDEILTPDSSRYWAQESYVIGTTPPSMDKQILRNYLEKSGWNKVPPAPDLPGSLIVELQAAYKEIQDRLLKCLSQESM, encoded by the coding sequence ATGAGTGAACTCCCAAAACCTTCATATATTGGCAAAGTCAGAGACGTATACGATTTAGGAAATTCCCTGATATTATCTTCCACAGATCGAGTTTCCGCATTCGATGTTGTGTTCCGCCAGATCGTTCCTGGTAAAGGAAAAGTTTTAAATAAGATCTCCGCAGAATGGTTCTCCTACTTTAAGGACATTCCGAATCATATCATAGAGACTGATGTTTCTAAGTTCCCTTCTCCATTTAAAGATCATCCTGATTTAAAGGATCGTTCTGTTCTTGTTAAAAAATGCAAACGGATCGACTTCGAATGTGTGGTCCGCGGTTATCTTTCCGGATCCGGTTGGAAGGAATACAAACAAGATGGCACTCTTGCTTTTAAAAAACTTCCTCCAGGTTTGAAAGAATCCGAAAAACTGCCTGAGCCTGCTTTTACTCCTGCGATCAAAAACGATACAGGCCATGACGAGAACATCTCCGAAGATAGAATGAAAAACGAGATCGGATCCGAACTCTTCTCTATTTTAAAGGAAAAATCGATTTCCCTCTATACCAGGGCCGCTGAACTGGTAGCAGGGGCCGGGATTTTGCTCTGCGATACCAAATTCGAATTCGGGATTTCGGAAGATAAGGTCATCTTGATCGACGAAATTTTGACTCCGGATTCTTCCAGGTATTGGGCTCAGGAGTCCTATGTTATCGGGACCACTCCGCCCAGCATGGACAAACAGATCTTAAGGAATTATCTGGAAAAATCCGGTTGGAATAAAGTTCCTCCGGCACCGGATCTACCGGGAAGCCTGATTGTGGAATTGCAAGCGGCATATAAGGAAATACAGGACCGACTATTAAAATGTTTATCGCAAGAATCAATGTAA
- the sufC gene encoding Fe-S cluster assembly ATPase SufC, translating into MAELLKILNLRAGVETESGEVQEILKGVDLTINEGEVHAIMGPNGSGKSTLSNVIMGHPKYKVISGDILFRGESLLEKPTDERARAGIFLCFQYPTSIPGVTIGNFLRTILKSVRGKDLPVKEFRKELKEATALLEVPDTWIGRYVNDGFSGGEKKRNEILQMTLLKPKLSVLDETDSGLDIDALRIISEGITKNKSAERSILLITHYQRMLNYVTPDFVHVFAQGKILKTGGRELALELEEKGYDWILNGAN; encoded by the coding sequence GTGGCGGAACTACTCAAAATTTTAAATCTTCGCGCCGGAGTGGAAACCGAATCCGGTGAAGTTCAGGAAATCCTGAAAGGAGTCGACCTCACTATCAACGAGGGAGAAGTCCATGCCATCATGGGTCCTAACGGATCCGGAAAAAGTACCTTATCAAATGTCATTATGGGTCACCCTAAATATAAGGTGATCTCAGGGGATATACTTTTCAGGGGAGAATCCCTTCTTGAAAAACCTACGGACGAAAGAGCAAGAGCCGGCATCTTTCTTTGCTTCCAATATCCGACCAGTATCCCCGGTGTAACGATCGGAAATTTTTTACGTACCATCTTAAAATCGGTCCGAGGCAAGGATCTGCCCGTAAAAGAATTCCGAAAAGAGCTAAAAGAAGCCACTGCTTTATTAGAAGTTCCTGATACTTGGATCGGAAGATACGTGAATGACGGTTTTTCCGGTGGAGAGAAAAAAAGGAACGAGATCCTTCAAATGACTCTTCTCAAACCTAAACTTTCAGTTCTAGACGAAACTGATTCCGGTTTGGATATAGACGCACTTAGAATTATTAGCGAAGGTATCACTAAAAACAAATCCGCGGAAAGATCCATTCTTCTGATCACACATTATCAAAGAATGTTGAATTACGTGACTCCTGATTTTGTTCACGTGTTTGCACAAGGTAAGATCTTGAAAACCGGCGGAAGGGAACTCGCTCTTGAGTTGGAAGAAAAAGGATATGATTGGATCCTAAACGGAGCGAATTAA